GGAAAATGAACAGATATATCTGCAGAACAATCCCGATTTCAGGCCGTTGAAAACTTTGCAATCGATCCAAAGTTTCGAAAATGTTTACCTCGATTACTTTCCACCGGAGGCCATTCAGGTAAAAATCGGACAAGTAATTGATACATACAAAGATTCCAGTGTTGATGCAGCAAAAGTTCATCCTTATGTTTCCTTCGAACGGTATGAGCAGGCTGTTGATGTTATTATTCGATTAATAATTGCAAATCTGCTTTCAAGATAAAACGGGACGGCTGATTAGCCGTCCCGTTAATTTGATCTATTACCAAAATCCATGTAATCTTTCTGCCTTCTACTTCATTTTACTCACGGTGATTACGAAATAAAGGATAAGATTTTAGATAAAGCACTTTGAAGAAAAAGTCTATAAGCAATTATATTGGTTCACAATCGCTATTATCTCGTCAAAAGAACTAACAGTAAAATCAGGGGCAAATCCAGAAGCTACTTCTTTTCTTACCGGGTTTTTTCACTCTGCTTCAGCAATATGTGACTCTACATTATGAATACGTTCTATTGTTATATTACAATCTATCTTATATAAATTTAGCCCTGTTTATAGTTCTGACTGTTTGGAGAATCTACTCCCAAATAATTTATTAAAGCAGATTGCAAAAGTTTTGAGTAATTCACATTATCTTTTTCAGCCTGTGCAGCCAGCCACGCGGGAAGGGAAAGTGTTTTTTTGACAAAACGGTTATTTACCCGCTCCCGAACCGGCGGCATAAATACCTCCACCATAACCGCCACTTCATTGTTGCGAACCTCAATATTTTTTAACGGTCTAGGTGCGGGTATCCCCTCCCCATCTTGTTCCATGCCCCACAAGTGGAGACCTAACGCTTCTTGGGCGGTTTTAAAAGCCTCATCCTCTGTAGATGCGCAGGGTAAGCAGTCGGGAAGGTCAGGAAATGAGATTGAAATTCCATCCTCTGCATAATTGAACACAGCAATAAATGAATATCTGTTTTTACTTGACATGTTAATGCCTCCATTCATTATAGGGTAAGGGGACGGGAATTAAGGAAATTTAACTCCCGCTTGTTTTTCGATACTTTTCAATGTACCTATTGGTATGTTCTTTCAGGGGTGCATTATTGTTGTTCGCCCTTTTTTAATTGTGTGTTTGAATTGCCAGTGGTCACCGTCGCAGCCTACGAAATACAATCCATCCGCTTCAAGTACCTTAATACATCTCTTGAACTGTAGCTTTTCACTAGGCATCCCCCTTACTGTCCACTATTATAATGCGTAATCTATTACGTATTAAGGCAGCAATATTCAAAAGCATCCCCCGCCTATCATTTGTGTGGACTGACGGAGGTTATTACAAGCGTTCAAGTCGTTTTTCTTCAAGTGCCATGGTGGTTTCCCTTCTGCCCGTCTAACCAATAGCACAGCCGTAGGATTATTCGTTCGCTGTTTCTGTAAAGTGCGGGCATTCTTCTTTTTCCATTGCTGACATTACCGGCACAACATCGTTTTGTACCCATAAGTCAAGGAAAAAGCGGGAATAATTTACTCACGGTGAGTAATGTGCCAGCATTCCAAACTTACTCACGGTGAGTAACGTGCCAGCATTCCAGACTTACTCACGGTGAGTACACTAACTTGAATTTTAAAGCTTGTTCATGTCATAAACAAAATGGGAAGCTCGATATCGTGCCAGGGTCCCCAGTTTGCTCATTAGGTACGTTAACCCAGTATGGCGGGAGCTTGGTCCGCCAAATATTATTTTTATTATCTAGGTAAACAAAGACATCATTTTTTGAATATTAGCGCCTACATATTCAGGTCGATGCGCATCAGAAGCAAAACGAATATCTACATTTTTTCTCTAAAAATATTGAGCATTGTCTTGTTCATCCCTAATTCAGCATTAAAACAAAATTCTAAAGCAAAAAGTCGGAGCAGCCAACCCTTTTTGGGTAAGTTGCTTCGACTTTTTTCCACAGGGCTGTTTTGCAACAGCCCCTTTTACTGCAATTTATCTGTTGAATATATACAGCAGAATTCCCAAGGCTGCAGCTGCAACTGCGGCGGCAGCGATAATCAACCAGAGAAACTTATTAAAGTGCTTGCTTTGTGATACAGCGACCATTGGCGGATCAGGTAATTGAGAATATTTCAAATCCACCTCATCCAAGTGACGTAAATCCTCTGCCATGTCATGGGCGGTGCTGTAGCGCTCGTCTTTTCTTCTTCTCATCGCATGGCAGATACATGCCCAAATTGCTGGATGAGTATCGTGCTTAATTTGATTCAGCGGTTTTGGTGTTGAAGTGAGGTGCTGATACATGACTGTCATTGGGTTGTCTCCGCTATAAGGCGGAAATCCGGCAATCATATGGTAAAGAAGGCATCCTACAGCATAGATATCGCTTTTTTCGTTTCCCCGCTCACCCTTAATTTGCTCAGGAGACATATATTCTGGTGTGCCGATTAGCCCGGAAAAGCCCCTCCATGTAACCCTAGGGGAATTACTCATCATGGCAATCCCGAAATCGATAATCTTTAAATGGCCGTCGTTTCCAACCATCAGATTTTCCGGTTTAATGTCTCGGTGGCAAACACCCTTTTTATGACAGTAATCTAAGGCATCCAACAGATTTGCAACCATATCTGTGGTTACATTAATAGGAAATAGCTTCCCTTCGTCTAACACCTTAGCAAGAGTATCGCCTTCCAGATAGTTAAATACAAGATAGGGGGGAGTGCCCTCAGAAGAATCGATTGCAACAGTGAGATCCGGATGCTGTAAGAGTTTTCCAATGGAAAGTTCACGTTTAAAACGTTCATAAACAGCAGGATCTCCCAATTGGCTGACTTCGGGAAGTTTCAGTGCCACTTTTTTGTTTCCCTGTAAGTCCTCCGCGAGATAGGTTCCGGCAAATCCGCCATGACCCAGAGTACCGATAATTTTATACCTTTCACCTATGACCGTTCCGATTTCAGGCTGGGGCATCTTGTCACACTCCGTCCGGGCTTAATTTTTACAGAATCTTAAATGGCCTTATCGCCCCGTTCTTCAGTGCGAATACGAATAGCGTCGGTTATAGGCGAAGTAAAGATTTTACCGTCGCCGATTTCTCCGGTTTTTGCCGCCTTTATAATGGCCGAAATAACTTGTTCAACGATTTCGTCAGGCACAACCATTTCGATTTTAGTTTTGGGCAGCAGATTAATGTTCAATTCTGTATTCCAATTCAATTCTTCCGTATGACCCATTTGGAAGCCGCACCCGATTACTTCCGTAACCGTCATGCCGTGCACGCCAAAGTTCGATATTGCGTCTTTTACACCTGCGATTTTATCTGGGCGTATTATGCATTCTACTTTAACCATATAAAATAACACCACCTTGCAATCAAATTTAAATAATTATATTATATCAAGTTTATTAAAAAAGTAAACACAAGAGCACAAGTGCCGACAATATTGTTTCAAATATTATTATTTAATATCTATCGACATAACGGTCATGTTATCTTCGCCGCCGCGTTCATTTGCAATCTCTATTAATTTGTCTATGCTTTCGCTCACATGCCTTTTTTCTACTAGAAAATTTTGTATTTCTTCGTCAGTGAAATGTTCAAAAATTCCATCCGTGCATAAAAAGAAAACGTCACCCTCCTGAACATTTCCGGAATAAAAGTCAGCAGGCAATATTGGCCTTTCACCCAGTGAGCGGAGTATAACATGCTTATTCGGATGTGTTCTGGCCTGTTCCTTTGTAATAAAACCCATTCTCAAAAGCTTACCGACGACGCTATGATCTTTGGTTAGCTGAATAAAATTGCCGTCTCTGAGTAAAAATGCTTTCGAATCTCCGACATGTGAAATATAGAACTTGTTATCCTTGATCAAAAGCGAGGTGAGTGTGCACATCATTTTATTGCAGCTGCCGTTGGCTTCAGCCAAATCATAAATATGCAGTGCAGTGAATTGGTAGGCCGATTTAAACCTTTCAATATTTTTTTCGGTATAATCTCCGAAATAATATTCCTGCAAAAGAACATTAACCGCTTCCGAACTTGCAACTTCACCGGCCCGCGAACTGCCGACACCATCTGCAATGGCAAAAAGGCTTCCCAGTTTTTCTTTTACTCTTTTATCTTCAGGTACGAAATAGCCGCAATAATCTTCATTATTCTCGCGTACCATACCTTTGTCCGTGCAGCACTGCACATTTAAATCAATATTTAGTTTTGTTTTCATTGTATTGATCATAACAACAGCGCTCCCGTTTATCAAACAGCCCGTTACAGAAACTGTTTGCTGAAAATTTACATAAAAGCGAATTATTGATTTAACTATATATCTGCTGCAAAAGGCCTCTTTCTAATCATGAAAGGGCACTTTTGCAGCAGATTTCATTCAATTATGCAATAGGTTTTTATGCCTCTGCGTTTTGCTTAACCAAAATGGTCTTGCCTGCCTTTTTGGAGTGAAGTCTGAAGTAGACGATACCTACGATGAGCCAGACAACTGAAACACCAATGGCGATAAGTGCAGACATCATGGTTGCTCCGCCCGAAACAATTGCGAGCAGGATGACTATGACCAGCATGCCGATATTGGCAATCGCGCCAAGAATCGGAATAATGATTGCCGTAATCGGGTTTTTCTTCGGCTGCTTCCAGAACGCAACCAAGGCAATCAGGTTGGTCATTCCATAGAGCAGGAAGGTGCCTATATTAGAAATCAAGGT
The Bacillota bacterium DNA segment above includes these coding regions:
- a CDS encoding serine/threonine-protein kinase — encoded protein: MPQPEIGTVIGERYKIIGTLGHGGFAGTYLAEDLQGNKKVALKLPEVSQLGDPAVYERFKRELSIGKLLQHPDLTVAIDSSEGTPPYLVFNYLEGDTLAKVLDEGKLFPINVTTDMVANLLDALDYCHKKGVCHRDIKPENLMVGNDGHLKIIDFGIAMMSNSPRVTWRGFSGLIGTPEYMSPEQIKGERGNEKSDIYAVGCLLYHMIAGFPPYSGDNPMTVMYQHLTSTPKPLNQIKHDTHPAIWACICHAMRRRKDERYSTAHDMAEDLRHLDEVDLKYSQLPDPPMVAVSQSKHFNKFLWLIIAAAAVAAAALGILLYIFNR
- a CDS encoding protein phosphatase 2C domain-containing protein translates to MINTMKTKLNIDLNVQCCTDKGMVRENNEDYCGYFVPEDKRVKEKLGSLFAIADGVGSSRAGEVASSEAVNVLLQEYYFGDYTEKNIERFKSAYQFTALHIYDLAEANGSCNKMMCTLTSLLIKDNKFYISHVGDSKAFLLRDGNFIQLTKDHSVVGKLLRMGFITKEQARTHPNKHVILRSLGERPILPADFYSGNVQEGDVFFLCTDGIFEHFTDEEIQNFLVEKRHVSESIDKLIEIANERGGEDNMTVMSIDIK
- a CDS encoding type II toxin-antitoxin system HicB family antitoxin produces the protein MSSKNRYSFIAVFNYAEDGISISFPDLPDCLPCASTEDEAFKTAQEALGLHLWGMEQDGEGIPAPRPLKNIEVRNNEVAVMVEVFMPPVRERVNNRFVKKTLSLPAWLAAQAEKDNVNYSKLLQSALINYLGVDSPNSQNYKQG
- a CDS encoding P-II family nitrogen regulator; this encodes MVKVECIIRPDKIAGVKDAISNFGVHGMTVTEVIGCGFQMGHTEELNWNTELNINLLPKTKIEMVVPDEIVEQVISAIIKAAKTGEIGDGKIFTSPITDAIRIRTEERGDKAI